The Candidatus Bathyarchaeota archaeon genome contains a region encoding:
- the sfsA gene encoding DNA/RNA nuclease SfsA, translated as MSQPIRCTIVKRLNRFVAEVIINGKTTKAYINNTGRLIEYLKSGKTAFCTIIKKPQKTRYRLFAVKDENLGTIVDTYLQVKAFEKAIELGFIPWLSGFSIAGRNVRLGKSLIDYLLKCDDESIYLEVKSAVLRKDRYAMYPDCPSLRGQRHMYELMSHVREGGKGAIIFIAAMPRVEAFKPYRLGDQKLYELLLKAHEAGVTIKSFSMHYNPKDSLVYLDNPNLDVILKENETDRTMQPT; from the coding sequence ATAAGCCAACCGATTAGATGCACCATTGTGAAACGTCTCAACAGGTTTGTGGCTGAAGTAATCATAAACGGGAAAACAACTAAGGCGTACATCAACAACACGGGCAGGTTAATTGAATACTTGAAAAGTGGAAAGACGGCGTTTTGCACCATTATCAAAAAACCACAGAAGACAAGGTATAGGCTCTTTGCGGTGAAGGATGAGAACCTAGGGACCATCGTCGATACCTATCTCCAGGTGAAAGCCTTTGAGAAAGCGATTGAGCTGGGTTTTATACCGTGGCTGAGCGGGTTCAGCATCGCCGGGAGAAATGTGAGGCTAGGAAAATCTTTGATAGACTACCTGTTAAAATGCGATGATGAATCTATCTATCTGGAAGTCAAGAGTGCAGTCCTTAGAAAAGATCGTTATGCCATGTACCCGGACTGTCCATCTTTAAGGGGGCAGCGACATATGTATGAGCTTATGAGTCATGTAAGGGAAGGGGGAAAGGGCGCAATAATATTCATTGCTGCTATGCCAAGGGTGGAAGCCTTTAAGCCCTATCGCTTGGGTGACCAAAAGCTGTATGAACTATTGCTGAAAGCACATGAGGCGGGAGTTACAATAAAGTCATTCAGTATGCATTATAATCCAAAGGATTCGCTAGTTTACCTAGATAATCCGAATCTAGATGTCATCCTGAAAGAAAACGAAACAGATCGTACAATGCAACCTACATGA